The genomic stretch CGGGCACGATGTCGACCGTGGCGCCGCACAGCAAGGCGCTCAGGAACTGCCAGACCGAGATGTCGAAGCTGGCCGGCGCCGTCTGCGCCACCACGTCGGTGCTGCCCAGCCCGAGCTGCACATGCTTTTGCAGCAGGTTGTTCAACATGCCGCGCCGCTCGACCATCGCGCCCTTGGGCTCCCCGGTCGAGCCGGAGGTGTAGATCACATAGGCGAGACAGCGGCCAGCGGCGGCGGGTGGCAAGGGCTTGCGCGCCGCGATGCCGCCGTCATGCGGACCTTGCACCAGCTCCGCCGGTCGCCACAACGCCGGCGCGTGGCGACCCAGCGCCTGCAGCGCCTCGCCGAGCGCGGGCCCGCCCTGCTCGCCTTGCAGCACCCATCGAGCGCCGCTGCGATCGAGCAATTGCTGCAGCCGTGCCGCCGGATGCGACGGGTCGAGCGGCAGATAAGCCGCGCCCGCCTTGAACACGGCCAACATCATGACCAGCAGGTCGAGCCCGCGGCGGTCGTAGAGCGCCACCACATCGTCGGGCCCCACGCCGCGGGCCGTCAGCGCATCGCCCAGGTGGTCCGCCCGTTGGCGGAGGTCCTGGTAGCTGAGGGTGATGTCACCGCAGCGGGCGGCGGGCGCGCCGGGTGTGCGGGCGACCTGGCGTTCGAACAAGGCGTAGAGGTCGCATGGCAGGTCGTGTCCGTCGCCGGTATCGTTCCAGGCCTCGACGCTGCGCACCTCCTCAGGCGTCAGCAGTTCCAGCTCCCCGAGGCGCGTGTGGGGCGCCGCGGCGAAGGTTTGCAGCAGTTGTGCCAGTTGTTGGGCCATGCGCCCTGCCGTCGCATCGTCGAAAGCGTCGCGTTGCCAGCTCAACTCGATCTGCAGCGTCTCGCCGGGCGTCACGTTGAGCGTCATCGGGTAGGACGTCCGGTCGTCGCGGCCCAGCACCTCGATCACCGGGCGTGCCGGATCTGAAGCGCCGCGGCCCCCGGCGGGGTAGTTCTCGAACACGATCAGCGTGTCGAACAGGGTTTGCGCGCCGCCCAAGGCCCATTGCTGGATCTCGGCCAACGGCGTCGCCTCGAAGGGCAGCACCGTGGAGTGGTAGTGATCGCGCAAGGCGCGGGCGACCTGGGCAAGCGACCGCTCGGGAGACAGCTGCGCCGGTACGGGCAGCGTGTTGATGAACAGGCCCACGGTGGCCTCGACACCCTGCAGCTCGGCCGGTCGTCCGGCCACGGTGGCACCGAACACGACGTCGCGGCGGCCGCTGTAGCGGCCCAGCAGCACCGCCCAGGCCGATTGCACGGCCGCATTCAAGGTCACGCCTTCGGCCTGCGCGCGCCGCTGCAGCGCCCGCGTCACCGAAGCCGGCAGGTCGTAGCGCTGTTCGCCGTGGCCGTGTGGCGATCCGGCGGGGGGCACGACACAGCCGGCCAGCAGCAGCGGTGCCGACAGCCCGGCCAGCGCCTCGCGCCACCGCTGCTCGGCCTCCTGCGGGCGGGAGCGACGGGTCCACGCGATGAAGTCGCGGTAAGGCGGCCCGTACGGCGGCTGGTACGGCGTGCCCCCACGCAGCGCCGCGTAACGTGCCAGCACCTCGTCCACCAATCGCGACGAACTCCACCCGTCCAGCAGCAGGTGATGACAGGTCCACACCAGGTCGATGTGCCCGCCCTGGCCCTGCAGCAATTGAAGACGCATGGCAGGCGCCTGCGACAGATCGAAGCCCCGTGCCCGGTCCTGTGCGAGCCAGGTGGCGAGCGCCGCGGCATCCCGCGGCGCCGGCAAGACCTCGAACGGCAGCTCCACCTCGCGCCACACGATTTGCAGCGGCTCGCCCTCGCGTTGCCAATGGAAGCTGGTGCGCAGGATGGCATGGCGTGCCGTCGCTTGGCGCCAGGCCTCGCGGAACAGCTCGATCTCCAGCTCGCCCGCGATGCGCCCATGCAACTGGTTCACGTAGACGTCGTCACCCTGGTTGCACAGGGCGTGGAACAGCAGACCCTGCTGCAGGGGCGACAGCGGATAGAGGTCTTCGATGTCGCCCGCCGGCAAGGCGTCCAGCTCGGCTTGCGCGAGCCCGGCCAGCGGAAAGTCCGAAGGTGTCGCCCCTGGCGGCGTGTCGACACAATGCCGCACCAGGGCCTGCAGCGCTTGCAGGTGATCGTCGGCGAGACTCGCCACCTGTTCCGGCGTGTGCAGCTCAGGGCTGTAGGTCCAGCTCAACTGCAAGCAGCCCTCCACGACGGCGGCGTCGATCTCGAGCCAGTGGCTGCGCGGGTTCTCGGGCGCGACGCCGGCGCCCGGCGCTTCGTCGGCCAGACGGAACAACGGCGCGCGGGTCTCCTGGCCGTCCAGCTGGCCCAGATAGTTGAAGCTGACGCGCGGCTTCGGCAAGGCCTGCAGCGCAGCGGGGGCCATTTGTTCCAGCAGGCCCCAGCCGATGCCGCGATGCGGGACGCCACGCAGCTGCTCCTTCACCTGCTTCAGGCAGGTGGCCGCGTCGCGACCTGCGGGCAGGCTGACCGGGAAGCGGGAGGTGAACCACCCCACCGTGCGGCTCAGGTCCAGTGGCGGCTCGTCGACCGGCAGTTCCTCGCGACCGTGGCCTTCGAGCTCCACCAGAACCTGCGGCTGGCCGGTGTAGCGTCCCAAGGCCAGGCCCAGGCTGCACAGCAGCAGGTCGTTGATCTGGGTTCGATAGGCACGATGCGCTTGCGTCAGCAGCTGGCGCGTGCAGTCGACGTCGAGCTGGACCTGAACACGGCGGGCCGTGCCGGCGGTGACCCGGAGGTCGGGGTTGCGGGCCGGGAAGCTCGACGGCTGCACGTGGCGTTGCCAGTAGGCCAGCTCCTCCTGCAGCGACGGCTGCAGGGCGTAGCGCTGCAGCTGTTGCGCCCAGGCCTGATAGGACGAGGTCTTGGCGGGCAGCACGACGGCCCGCCCGCTCGCAAGCTGCGAGCACGCCAGCGCCAGGTCTTCCAGCAAGATCCGCCACGACACCGCGTCGACCACCAAGTGATGCACCGCCAACAAGAGGCGCTGGGTCCCGTCCGGTTGCTGTAGCAAGAGGGCCGCGACGGCGCTGCGCGACAGGTCGAGGCCGGCCTGCACCCGGCTGCAGTGCGCCGCCAGCTCGGCGGCATGGGCCACTGTCACGCAACCGAACTCGAACGCGGTCGCGTCCTCCCCCTGCATCTGACACCAGCGGCCGTGGGGCAAGCGGGTGTAGCGCAGCCGCAGCGCGTCGTGATGCTCGACCAGCGCGACGAGCGCGCGCCGCAGCAGCGCCGGGTCCAGCGGCCGTGTGGGGGCGAGCAGCAGCGACTGGTTCCAGTGCCCCGGTTTCGGCAAGGCCTGCCCGAGCAACCAGCTCTGGATCGGCGTCAGCGGCACTTCACCCTGCGGCGTGTCGGCGACGGGTTGCCCCGCAGCAGGCATGGCCAGACCGGCAACGCCCGCCAGTTGCTCGATGGTTGGATGTGAGAACAGATCCTTGGGGGTGACCGCCAGGCCCGCGCGCCGCAACCGGCTGACCGCCTGCAAGGCCAGGATGGAGTCGCCGCCGAGGCGGAAAAAGTGATCGGTGATGCCCAGCGACGGGGCACCCAGCAGTTCGCTCCAGACCTGCGCGATCAGCTGCTCGGTCGGGTTGCGCGGCGGAACGCCGGCGTCGGTGACGGCCCGAACCGGCGCCGGCAAGGCGCGGTGGTCCAGCTTGCCGCTGGCGGTCAAGGGCCAGGCCGGCAGCACGACGAAGGCGCTCGGCACCAGCGGCTCGGGCAGGCAGCGCGCCAAGGCCGCGCTCAGCGACTCACCGGTCAGCCTGCTGCTCTCGCCGACCACGTAGCCGACCAGCCGGCGCTCGCCCGGCGTGTCTTCGCGCAGGACCACGAGGGCATCGTCGACGCCGGCCTGCTCGCGCAGCCGCGCCTCGATCTCACCCGGCTCGATGCGGAAGCCACGCAGCTTCAGCTGGCGATCGCCCCGCCCCAGGTACTCCAGCCGGCCGTCGGCGCGCCAGCGCACCCGGTCGCCGCTGCGGTAAAGGCGCGTGCCGGGTGCGCCGAACGGGTCGGGCAAGAAACGTTCGGCCGTCAGGTCGGCCCGGCCGTGATAGCCACGCGCGAGCAACTCGCCGCCGATGTAAAGCTCGCCTGCCACGCCCACCGCGACCGGCCGCAGTGCATCGTCGAGCACGTGCAACTCGCGTCCGGGCACCGGACGCCCGATCGGAATCCCGGCGGTGTCGTCGGGATGCGGCGCGGCGTCGCAATCGTGCAGGGCCGCGGTGACGGTGGCTTCGGTCGGGCCGTAGGCGTTCAAGAGCCGGGCGTGAGCGAGGCCGGCGGCCGCTCTCAACGTCAGTGCATCGGGTGGCAAGGCTTCGCCGCCGACCGACACCAGCCGCAGCGCGGAACATTCAGGGCCGGTGGCACGTGACCACTCGCGCAGCGCCTGCATCCAGTAGGAAGTCGGAAAGTCGGCCACTGTGATCCGCTCACGCGCCAGGCGCTCGCGCAACTCGCCGCTGTCCCACAGCTGCGGGCCGCGCAACACCACGGTGGCGCCGCTGAGCAGTGCCGGAAACAGCTGGTCCACGCTGGCGTCGAACGACAGCGTGCTGAACTGCAGCACCCGGTCGGAGGCGGTCAGGCCAAAACGCTCGGCCATCGCTTGCACGTGCGCCACCAGCGCCGCGTGGGGCACGGCGACCGCCTTGGGACGGCCGGTCGAACCGGAGGTGTAGACAAGATATGCCAGCTGCCGTGGATCGAGCCGCAGGTCCGGATCGTGTCTGGGCACGTCGGGCTGCACCAGCTTGTCGATCGCGAGCGTCACGATGCGGCGCGGCAGGGCTGCCGTCATGCCGGACAACACCGTCTGGCCCAGCACCACGGCGATGGCCGCGTCCTCGCAGAGCTCGGTGATGCGTTCGACCGGCAGCGCCGGGTCCAGGACGACATAGGCGCCCCCCGCCTTCAGGATGCCCAACAGCCCCGCCACCATCTCCAACGAGCGCTCCACACACAGGCCCACCCGTGTTTCGGCGGTCACGCCGGCGGCCAGGAGCCGGTGCGCGATGGTGTTGGCGCGTTCGTTCAGCTCGCGGTAGCTCAGCTGTTGGCCGTCTAGCACCACCGCCACCTGATCGGGCATGCGGACGGCGCGCTGTGCGAACAGCTCATGCACGGGTGTGTCGGCATGGGGCGCCGCGCTGTCGGCCCGGCCCCACGCCTTCAGGCTTGCCACCTCGGCGGGGTCGAGCAACTGCAACAGACCCAATGGGCTCGACAGCCGATCGGCCAGCTGCAACAGCGCCAGCCTGTAGCGCTGCAGCCACTGCCGCGCGGCGGCGTCTGCCAGGCGCTGCGGATCATGGCTCAGCTCCAGGCGCAACCGGGCGCCCGGCGACACGGCCAGCGTCACCGGATAGTGGGTGTGGGATCGCCCTTGCAGCCGTTCGAAGCCAAACGGCAGCGGTGCTCCGTTCAGCGCCGGCATTGTCGGGGTGTTCTCGAACACGAAAAGACTGTCGAACAGCGGCTCGCCGCCGCCCAGCTCGCTGCAGCCTTGTATCGTCCACAGGGGCAGCTGTCCGTGCTGGCGCGCCTGCAAGCCTTCGTGCTGCAAGGCCTGCAGCCAGTCCTGCACACGCTGCGCCGGCTGCAGGCGGGTGCGCATGGGCAGCGTGTTGATGAACAGGCCCACGGTCTGCTGGGCCGCCGGCAACTCGGGTGGGCGCCCTGCCACCGTCATGCCGAACACCACTTCCTCGCGGCCACTGTGTGTCGCCAACAGCCAGGCCCAGGCGCCCTGCGCCAGGGTGTTGAGCGTCAGGCCGTGCGCTTGTGCCGCGGCCTTCAGGCCTTGCGTCTCGGTTTCGTCCAGCCACAGCAGCTGTTCGACCGCGTCGGCGGCGCCATCCGTTTCGGGGGCTCGCAAGCCCAGCGGCGTGCGCTCGGCCACGCCGGCCAGCAGCTCCCGCCAGTACTGTCGTGCCGGCTGTTCGTCCTGTTGCTGCAGCCAGCCGATGAAGCTCGCATAGGCGGGCGCCGGTTCGAGCGATGGCGCCCGACCCTCGGCAAAGGCCTGGTAGCTGACGGCGAACTCGCCCAGCAACAGCGAGTAGGCCCAGGCGTCGAGCAGCAGGTGATGGCAGCTGAGCACGAACAGGTGTTGCTGTGGCGCGATCTGGATCAGGCGGAACCGGGCCAAGGGCGCACGGGCCGCATCGAAGCCTTCCCGCTCCCGCTGCAGCAGGGTGTCGAGCGCCAGCTGCTGGTCGGCCGCGCTGCGACCACGCCAGTCGAGCGTCTGTGCGATGCCCGGCTCATGCCGGTACACCACCTGCAGCGGCCCGTCGCCCTCGCGCTCGATGAAGGCGCTGCGCAGGACCGCATGGCGCTCGGCCAGGGACTCCCACGCGCGGACGAAGGCACCTGTGTCCACCGGCCCGTCGAGCCGGTAGCGTTCCTGCATCAGGTACAGGCCGCTGCCGGGCTGCAACAGGGTGTGCAGCAACAGGCCCTGCTGCATCGGTGTCAGCGGGTAGACGTCCTCGACCTGGCCCCATTCGAGCGGCAGCGCGTCGAGGTCCGATTGCTGCAGCCGGGCGAGCGGGAAATCGCTGGGCGTTGCGCCGGCGACGGTTTGCAGCTGGTCGATCGTCGCGCCCAGCCGCGCGATGAACGCCTCGGACAGGCGCTGCAAGGCCTCGCCGCCGAGCAACTCGCCGGCGCAGACCCAGTCCACCGACAGCGTGTCGCCGAGCACCTGGGCGTCGACCTCCAACAAATGGCTACGACGTTCGTCCGGGCGCCGGGTGGCACCCGGCGACTCGTCGGCCAGCGCGAACAGCGCGTCGCCGCGGCTGCCCTGCTCGAACTGGCCCAGGTAGTTGAAGCACACCTGCGGCGCGGCCAAGGCGCCGAGGCTGCGCCGGCTGTCGTCGTCTCCGAGGTAACGCAGCAAGCCGTAGCCGAGGCCCTTGCCGGGCACCGAGCGCAACTGTTCCTTGACCGCCTTCAAGGCGAGGATGGGGTCATCGCTGCCAGGCACGAGTCGCACCGGGAAGCGGCTGGTGAACCAGCCGACGGTGCGGGAAAGGTCGAGGTCGTCGAACAAGTCCTCCCGCCCGTGGCCCTCCAGCTCGACCACCACGCCGGGACGGTCTCGCTCCGCGCACAAGGTGTGCGCGAGCGTCGCGATCAACACCTCGTCGACCCGGGCCCGCAGCGCTGCGGGTGCGTCCGCGAGCAGGCGCCGGGTGCGCTCCGCATCGAGTTGCCCGCGCACGCGTCGCGAGGCGGCCAAGCTGTTGTCCTGTACCGTCTCGGTCCACAGCGGCTCTGCCGCACCGGCTTCCAGCCAATAAGAGAGTTGCTGGCGCAGCGCCTGCGAGCCCGCATGTCGAGACAGCCGTTGCGCCCACGAGGTGTAGGGGCTGCTAGGCGGCGGCAAGCTCGGCGGCTGAGCGCTCGACAGCTGAGCACAAACGCGTTCGAGGTCGTCGAGCAGCACACGCCACGAGACGCCGTCGACCACCAGGTGATGGATCGCCAGCAGCAGGCGCTGCGGGTGGCCGGCGCCCAGGTCGACCAGGGCAGCCCGCCACAAGGGGCCGCGCTCCAAATCGAGCCCGGCTTGCAAGCTGTCGCCTTGCGCCTGGAGGGCGGCAGGCCAGGCCGAGGGCGGCTGAGCCGACAGGTCGGCGCAGCCGAGATCTATCGTCGTGTCGAACCCGGCCAGCCGCTGCTCCCAACCACCGGCCGCCTGAGGCGTGAAGCGCAGGCGCAGCGCGGAATGGGCGGCGGCCACCGCCTGCAGCGCCTGTTCGACCACCGGGGGCGCGAGCCGGCGATTCAAGCGCAACACCACCGCCTGGTTCCAATGGTGCGGCGCGCGGAACTGTTGTTCGAAGAACCAGCACTGGATCGGTGTCAGCGGTACTACGTCGTCGACGCCGGGTTCGGCGTGCGCTGCCACCTCAGCCCTCAACGGTTGCGCCACGGCGGCCGCCTGTGCCACCGTCTGATGCTCGAACATCTGCGTCGGGGTCAACCGCCAACCGCGCTGCCGAGCCCGCGCGATCACCTGCAGGCTCAGGATGGAATCGCCACCGATCCGGAAGAAGTTGTCGTGCACCCCCACCCGGGCCAGCCCGAGCACCTCCTGCCACACCGCCACCAGCACCGCTTCGGCCTCGGTGCGCGGCGCGACGGGCTCGAGGCCGACCTCGGCCTCGGGCGCCGGCAGCGCCGCCCGGTCGAGCTTGCCGTTGGGCGACAGCGGCATGACGTCGAGCCGCACCAGCGCCGCCGGCACCATGTGTTCGGGCAGCGCGGCCCGCAAGAAAG from Caldimonas brevitalea encodes the following:
- a CDS encoding amino acid adenylation domain-containing protein, with the protein product MPDQVAVVLDGQQLSYRELNERANTIAHRLLAAGVTAETRVGLCVERSLEMVAGLLGILKAGGAYVVLDPALPVERITELCEDAAIAVVLGQTVLSGMTAALPRRIVTLAIDKLVQPDVPRHDPDLRLDPRQLAYLVYTSGSTGRPKAVAVPHAALVAHVQAMAERFGLTASDRVLQFSTLSFDASVDQLFPALLSGATVVLRGPQLWDSGELRERLARERITVADFPTSYWMQALREWSRATGPECSALRLVSVGGEALPPDALTLRAAAGLAHARLLNAYGPTEATVTAALHDCDAAPHPDDTAGIPIGRPVPGRELHVLDDALRPVAVGVAGELYIGGELLARGYHGRADLTAERFLPDPFGAPGTRLYRSGDRVRWRADGRLEYLGRGDRQLKLRGFRIEPGEIEARLREQAGVDDALVVLREDTPGERRLVGYVVGESSRLTGESLSAALARCLPEPLVPSAFVVLPAWPLTASGKLDHRALPAPVRAVTDAGVPPRNPTEQLIAQVWSELLGAPSLGITDHFFRLGGDSILALQAVSRLRRAGLAVTPKDLFSHPTIEQLAGVAGLAMPAAGQPVADTPQGEVPLTPIQSWLLGQALPKPGHWNQSLLLAPTRPLDPALLRRALVALVEHHDALRLRYTRLPHGRWCQMQGEDATAFEFGCVTVAHAAELAAHCSRVQAGLDLSRSAVAALLLQQPDGTQRLLLAVHHLVVDAVSWRILLEDLALACSQLASGRAVVLPAKTSSYQAWAQQLQRYALQPSLQEELAYWQRHVQPSSFPARNPDLRVTAGTARRVQVQLDVDCTRQLLTQAHRAYRTQINDLLLCSLGLALGRYTGQPQVLVELEGHGREELPVDEPPLDLSRTVGWFTSRFPVSLPAGRDAATCLKQVKEQLRGVPHRGIGWGLLEQMAPAALQALPKPRVSFNYLGQLDGQETRAPLFRLADEAPGAGVAPENPRSHWLEIDAAVVEGCLQLSWTYSPELHTPEQVASLADDHLQALQALVRHCVDTPPGATPSDFPLAGLAQAELDALPAGDIEDLYPLSPLQQGLLFHALCNQGDDVYVNQLHGRIAGELEIELFREAWRQATARHAILRTSFHWQREGEPLQIVWREVELPFEVLPAPRDAAALATWLAQDRARGFDLSQAPAMRLQLLQGQGGHIDLVWTCHHLLLDGWSSSRLVDEVLARYAALRGGTPYQPPYGPPYRDFIAWTRRSRPQEAEQRWREALAGLSAPLLLAGCVVPPAGSPHGHGEQRYDLPASVTRALQRRAQAEGVTLNAAVQSAWAVLLGRYSGRRDVVFGATVAGRPAELQGVEATVGLFINTLPVPAQLSPERSLAQVARALRDHYHSTVLPFEATPLAEIQQWALGGAQTLFDTLIVFENYPAGGRGASDPARPVIEVLGRDDRTSYPMTLNVTPGETLQIELSWQRDAFDDATAGRMAQQLAQLLQTFAAAPHTRLGELELLTPEEVRSVEAWNDTGDGHDLPCDLYALFERQVARTPGAPAARCGDITLSYQDLRQRADHLGDALTARGVGPDDVVALYDRRGLDLLVMMLAVFKAGAAYLPLDPSHPAARLQQLLDRSGARWVLQGEQGGPALGEALQALGRHAPALWRPAELVQGPHDGGIAARKPLPPAAAGRCLAYVIYTSGSTGEPKGAMVERRGMLNNLLQKHVQLGLGSTDVVAQTAPASFDISVWQFLSALLCGATVDIVPDDVVRDPRALLAAVRARGVTVLEAVPSLIQALLDEEHQEALPLRWLLPTGEALPPEVVRRWFTAHPQVPLLNVYGPAECADDVSLHALTAPLPADCAHTPIGRPVAHLRLQVLDDHLQQVPVGVAGELCVSGIGVGRGYLRDPARTAVAFVPDPYARVPGERLYRTGDIVRRRSDGVLEYLGRRDHQVKLRGHRIELGEIEAALLGLPGVRQSVCMVRAEGTAAAALVAYVVGDGLQPAALRTALAQKLPQSMVPAAVMVLEALPLNRNGKIDRQALPAPRGSAIAMAAASYVPPATALEALLANVWAAALGIERIGVQDNFFELGGHSLLAVRVMQKTRQLLQRELPLTLIFQAPSIAALALQLTQDGQATSPVIPLNRGSGRPPLFCVHPAGGHAASYLPLAQALGAEQPVYGLQSRRLHDPQWQDVSIDAMARDYAAEIRKVQPEGPYHLLGWSMGGTIALAMAAELEHQGHTVAWVAMLDTVHLREDEAAVRSDHAAECLDYLAGLARDAVAQQALEALRTELAALPASAQLAHAVAWAQAQGYLSADTDVDELALRLSARYESFCLMREHRPHPVQAPVYLWQAEDTVRDSTPEELSWQRYAARLHVATVVGDHLAIVQAPDVIQGLAALLADNVSLSIHLPGNS